A genome region from Hymenobacter tibetensis includes the following:
- the atpG gene encoding ATP synthase F1 subunit gamma, whose protein sequence is MASLKEVRNRIVSVQSTQQITKAMKMVAAAKLRRAQDNILRMRPYAQRLNSILTNLTGQADGEVISEYAVQREARRILIIAVTSDRGLAGAFNSNIFKGVNALVRERYAAQAAAGNVTMMAIGKKAHDYFQRRGPLLGNYTHVFAKLSFDTVREAAEEAMLGFREGRFDQVVVVYNEFKNVATQIVRTEQLLPLVPAEPTAATAQASNVDYIFEPSKEEIVQTLIPQSLKVQLYKAVLESNASEHGARMTAMDKATENAGELLKSLKLTYNRTRQAAITTEILEIVGGAEALAASR, encoded by the coding sequence ATGGCTAGCTTAAAAGAAGTCCGTAACCGCATTGTATCCGTGCAAAGCACGCAGCAAATCACCAAAGCCATGAAAATGGTGGCGGCGGCTAAGTTGCGTCGGGCGCAGGACAATATTCTGCGGATGCGCCCCTACGCGCAACGGCTCAACAGCATTCTGACCAACCTGACAGGCCAAGCCGACGGTGAGGTAATAAGCGAGTATGCGGTGCAGCGCGAAGCACGCCGGATTCTGATTATTGCCGTTACATCGGACCGTGGACTAGCAGGAGCCTTCAACAGCAACATCTTTAAAGGGGTGAATGCGTTGGTGCGGGAGCGGTATGCTGCCCAGGCTGCGGCCGGCAACGTGACCATGATGGCCATTGGTAAGAAAGCCCACGACTACTTCCAGCGGCGCGGACCATTGCTTGGCAACTACACGCATGTGTTTGCAAAGCTTTCGTTTGATACGGTGCGCGAAGCGGCGGAAGAAGCTATGCTCGGTTTCCGGGAAGGCCGTTTCGATCAGGTGGTTGTGGTATACAACGAGTTCAAGAACGTCGCGACCCAAATCGTGCGGACCGAGCAGTTGTTGCCGCTAGTACCTGCCGAGCCCACTGCCGCTACTGCCCAGGCTTCGAACGTGGACTACATCTTCGAGCCGTCGAAAGAGGAAATCGTACAGACACTTATTCCACAGTCGTTGAAGGTGCAGCTGTATAAAGCGGTGCTGGAAAGCAACGCCTCGGAGCACGGTGCCCGTATGACTGCCATGGATAAAGCCACGGAAAACGCTGGTGAGTTGCTGAAATCACTGAAATTGACGTACAACCGTACGCGTCAGGCTGCTATTACCACCGAGATTCTCGAAATCGTGGGTGGTGCAGAAGCGCTGGCTGCCAGTCGGTAA